A portion of the Lolium rigidum isolate FL_2022 chromosome 1, APGP_CSIRO_Lrig_0.1, whole genome shotgun sequence genome contains these proteins:
- the LOC124683512 gene encoding probable glucuronosyltransferase Os01g0926700 isoform X2, producing MNEHGACELIDFYYMQTDYTERCRGVVPGSAGDVLDDDPVGELKVFIYDLPGKYNKKLLKKDPRCLNHMFATEIFMHRFLLSSVVRTSIPEEADRFYTPVYPPCYLTPSGLPLPFKSLRMMRSASELIATKWPYWNRLEGQIISLSHHMTLALASIIRLNQCGVE from the exons atgaacgaACACGGGGCCTGCGAACTGATTGATTTCT ATTATATGCAAACGGATTATACAGAAAGGTGTCGGGGAGTAGTTCCTG GAAGCGCTGGTGATGTGCTGGACGATGACCCTGTTGGGGAGCTCAAGGTGTTTATCTACGATCTCCCCGGAAAGTACAACAAGAAGCTGCTGAAGAAAGACCCTAGGTGCCTGAACCACATGTTCGCCACGGAGATCTTCATGCACCGGTTCCTGCTGTCAAGCGTGGTGCGAACTTCCATCCCAGAGGAGGCCGATAGGTTCTACACGCCCGTGTACCCGCCCTGTTATCTGACACCATCGGGTCTCCCATTGCCATTCAAGTCTCTGCGAATGATGCGCAGCGCCAGCGAGCTGATCGCGACGAAATGGCCTTACTGGAATAGGTTGGAGGGGCAGATCATTTCTTTGTCACACCACATGACTTTGGCGCTTGCTTCCATTATCAG GCTGAATCAATGTGGAGTAGAGTAG
- the LOC124683512 gene encoding probable glucuronosyltransferase Os01g0926700 isoform X1 translates to MNEHGACELIDFYYMQTDYTERCRGVVPGSAGDVLDDDPVGELKVFIYDLPGKYNKKLLKKDPRCLNHMFATEIFMHRFLLSSVVRTSIPEEADRFYTPVYPPCYLTPSGLPLPFKSLRMMRSASELIATKWPYWNRLEGQIISLSHHMTLALASIISKEHGDNGAGRCFSHYLCL, encoded by the exons atgaacgaACACGGGGCCTGCGAACTGATTGATTTCT ATTATATGCAAACGGATTATACAGAAAGGTGTCGGGGAGTAGTTCCTG GAAGCGCTGGTGATGTGCTGGACGATGACCCTGTTGGGGAGCTCAAGGTGTTTATCTACGATCTCCCCGGAAAGTACAACAAGAAGCTGCTGAAGAAAGACCCTAGGTGCCTGAACCACATGTTCGCCACGGAGATCTTCATGCACCGGTTCCTGCTGTCAAGCGTGGTGCGAACTTCCATCCCAGAGGAGGCCGATAGGTTCTACACGCCCGTGTACCCGCCCTGTTATCTGACACCATCGGGTCTCCCATTGCCATTCAAGTCTCTGCGAATGATGCGCAGCGCCAGCGAGCTGATCGCGACGAAATGGCCTTACTGGAATAGGTTGGAGGGGCAGATCATTTCTTTGTCACACCACATGACTTTGGCGCTTGCTTCCATTATCAG CAAAGAACATGGGGACAATGGGGCAGGAAGATGCTTCTCTCATTATTTATGCTTATGA